From the genome of Bacillota bacterium:
AACAAAAAGCAGCAGGGCGACGGCGTACGCCTCATAGAAGGGCATGAGCCAGGTGTACACCCTGGGCGGGGCAATGAGCACGGTGAGGCTTGAGGCGGCGCCGGTAGCCCAGGCGGCTGCGGTAAGCTTTGCGGGCATCTCATCAGGGTACAGTATTCTCATAAACTGGAGAAAGGCTGGGAGCGCCAGATAAAATCCGAGGTACTGCACGATATAGACAGCGTTCCAGCTTAAGTCCGGAAAATAGCTTAAAAGGAAAATCTCGCCTGTGACGCTTGCCCTTGCCGCTATGAATAAGCAGAGCAGGGCGCAGAAAAGAGGAGCCCTGTCCTTGCGGCGCAGCAGGTAAAGCCCCAGGTGGTATACGGCCATGATCATCAGGCCGCCGCACAAAAATAGGGTGCTGAAGGCCTGTTTTTCCCGCAGTGCCTGGAGCTGGCCGGGAGTGCCCATTTTTATGTCCGTCCAGATGCCTCCCTTGCGGTGGGTGAAATTGGCGATCTGCAGTACGATTTCAACAGTTCCGGCATCGTTTGGGAAGCTGACAAGTCGGGGAAAGGACTGGGGTCGGGTTTCGTCCTTGCTTGTCCCTACCCTGCCGTTTTCCGAGAGGAGCTCGCCGTTGACCCACAGGCGGTAGGAAGTGGCAAAATCCAGTATTTTAAGGCCCAGCACCGGCTCGCCGGCATTGGTATGGACAACAAGCCGGTAGGTGGCATAGCCCTCGCCCGGCAGCTTTTGTCCTTTCCCGCTCCCCGGCGGCGCGTAACCGTTCCAGGTGCCGGGAACGCGAATAAATACGGTCAGGGAAGCTGCCCCGCCGCTTTTAAAATCTTCGGGGGCAAGAAGCTTTTGCCAGTAGAATTCCCACTCGCCTTCCAGGCTCAAAACGCCATCCCGCCCGAAGGACCAGTTCCTGAGGTCAAGCATGCCCTGTGCAGCCCGGGGGGGCTGCGGCGCCTTCGACGACAGATGTCCGGATATGTAAAAGGCCGCGGTCCCCAGGACTGCTGCGGCCAGGAGAAGAAATACCGCTGTTTTCAGCTTTCCGGCATTGCTCAAGATATGCACCTCCTGTCTCCTGTACTAAAATTGCAACATATCAATGAAATATGCTATAATTTAATATATATTGGTATTATAGCAGATATTTGAGGGATATAGAAGGAAGGAGGCTTGAATCTTGGCAGGCGAAAAAATCATGATTGTGGACGATGAGGCGGTTGTCCATGAGCTTCTTACCCATTATCTTGAAAGAGAAGGCTTCAAGGTGTTTTCGGTTTACAGTGGGAGTCATGTCCTGGACAAAACCGCCTTTTTCAGGCCCGACCTGATACTGCTGGACATCCTGCTGCCGGGGCTGGACGGTCTGGAAATCTGCCATGAGCTCCGCAAAAAATCCGAGGTGCCCATTATCTTCATCACCTCAAGGGACGCTCCCCATGAAGTGGCGCTGGGGCTTGGCATCGGCGGGGACGATTACGTCAAAAAGCCCTTCAACCCCGTGGAGGTGGTTGCCAGGGTCAGGGCGCAACTGCGCCGCTTCCGGAAGCAGTGTGCATTGCAGGAGGATGAGCCTGCCGTTCTTGCATTTGGCGACCTGCGCATCAACCTGTTCGACCGTACCGTGGAGATGAAAGGAGAACGGGTGGAGCTTACCGTCAAGGAGTATGACCTGCTTCTTTTTCTGGCTCAGAACCCCAACCGGTACTTCAGTTCCGACCAATTGATCGAGGCGGTGTGGAATCACCCCCGGTCCATCAGCCAGAAGGCTTTGATGACCCATATCAGCAACCTGCGCAGAAAGCTGGGGGAGGACCCCAACAGCCCCAGGTACATTGCCACGCTGAAAGGGGTCGGCTATATGTTCAGCAGCCGTTAGGCGCGCTGCATATGCATCCTGTTCTCGCATAAACTGTTCAAGCAAATAGTGAATATCCTTCAACGAGCTGCTTCGCTCTTGATAGTTTCATACAGCATCGCGTATTCGCATTGCTTGGCTCCTTTGTCCATAAGGCTTCTAAGTGATATCGTTTTTTGCCCCGGCGCCGTTTTGTTTAGAACAGCCGTCGACAAAACATAAAAATCCCATTGTAACAAGTCAAGCGGATTAAGGGTCGCCTGCTCCTTATGTTTTAGTATGCAAAACACATAGACGTCGGATTGACGCTTTTTTTCTGCATCATATTCATTTGTAACGCTGTCCCAGCCATAGGTTGGCTGGATACCAAAGCTTATTTTTGATAAATTCTGTTGGCTCCAAGACTGAAGATATGCAGAAGTTTTGACTTCTACACGAATGCCTTCTTTGGAAAGCAAATCATATTTATCCCACGATACACTAATACCCTCTGTAATACCAAGCGCCATAGCAACTATGAATTCAGCCAGTCTGTCTCTTTCGGTATTACCAATAAGATCAGAATACGCCCAGACCCAAAAATCTCTTAGCGTACAGACATCGCTGCCTGCATTCAAAAATTGTTCGTTGCCTGTCTTTTTCTTTATTTCAATGGCAGGATATTTGCATCCTTTTTCGACAGTTTTCTTTTCCATATGTCTTCTCCAGTGACATCTTCTTTGCATAAAATTCTTCCGGTACCACTCATGCTAATCCTCAGTGGTTTGTATAATACTCTACTTTCAAAATAGTCATAGATACATCATGCTCATAATTTCCCCGAGTGCACTCGTAAACAATAATATTGCTATATAATTGTCCAAACCATACAGAGCCAGGCGAAAGATAGAACTGCTTTTGATTCTGCTCATATTGAATCGCTCTGTATGCATGACTTTCTGTAGGAATATTTTTTACTACTTTCCCAAATCTCTTGGCTGCATTTGAGCATTTGATTGCGGTAACGGATGTCCCCTTGGAGCATATAAGAATATAGGGTTCCTTCATAAAATCTAAAATCCTGTTCCCGCACGCGTGCTTTGATACATAAAACTGGTTTGCCAAACTACTCATTAAGGTAAAATCAAAAACAGTTCCTGCTAAGAGTGGCTTAAAAAGCAACTCAGGCATTAATAATTCGACAGCGAATTGATTCGCCTCAGCTTCTATAGAAGAATAGTTATCTACAACTTCCATGTCTTGATTTGAGCATCTGAAACTTGACTCCCCATCTAATACATATGGAGGTTTATGCTTTAAAAAATAATGGCCAAGCTCATGGGCAAAAGTAAAGTTTTGGCGTCCGATGTTTTCAATATATGTATTGATAAGGATACCTTTCATTTCACCTCTATATATCAGCATCCCGCTCAAATCCTTTTCTGAAGGCAAAGAACATCGCTTAACTTTTATCTTCTCCTGACGCGCGATATCGTCAAAATATGGAGCCGGAACCCCCTTTATACCCATTGTTTCCAAAACCCATTTTGCTTTGGTCGACGGAGTGTTTGCGGTAAACATCATTCATCCTCCGCAAACATATCATCAATCGCTTGCATCAATTCGGTAGAAGACTTTTTACTTATTTCACCACGAGCTGCTAACTGAAGTTGCCCATCTTGTTTAATCGCTGGGAAGTCTATAACCTTGTTAGTATCCCTTTGTTCAATTGGTTTGGTTTTTACAGCTTTTATTTCCGCGCATAATGCCATTAATTCATTTACTTTAGCAACAATGCGCTGTTGCTCGGCAAGAGGGGGAAGAGGGAATAGAGCATTTCTTCCGTCTTCTGTTCCTAAACGAGGCATTTTTACTCCGTACGAGCGTTCTATCGCATAATCAACAAAAGTAGGACTACGAAGAAAACAAATGGCATATTGTGGATAAATATCTTTACAAAACTGCAAAGGTAATATCTCTGATGAGCAATATCCATCTTTTTCTGCAATTGTTACCTTGTTTAAATATGGCCTGAGTTTACTATATAAAACATCTCCTTTATAAAACACATGTTTCGAACTTTTTGATTTCCTTTCTGCCTTTGTCTTATATTGAACAATTTCACCTGTATCCTTATGAATATCTTCTAATTCTAATACCCAAGCATCATCTGGAATATTGTCCGGTATAGTACTAATAGTTACACCAAAGTTACATAATTCCCCCAACCTGCACCAAACCCATCCCTCAGGCAAGTCGTAGGGAATTTCATCCTCTGAAATAGGAGGTAGAGGCTTTTCTTTTTTTATTTTCCCTTCTTTCACAAGACGAGCTTTTTCAGCACGAATGCGCTCCAGCAAAACCGAAGCCGGTTCGTCATGGAGATCCTGCGGCACAAGTTTTCCCTGTACCGCCGCTTGAAGTATGGATTTCGGTAAATACTCTTCAAAACGGCTCTCAAGAGCATCCAGTTCCTGCTCGGCTTCTTCTAATTCATCGCACAGTGCCATTAATTCATTCACTTTTGCAACAATGCGCTGTTGCTCGGCAAAAGGGGGAAGCGGGAAAAGCATGTTATGTAATTCCTCAATTGAAATACCCTTAACTGTTGTACCCTCACCTCGGATACTCAAAGTTTTATAGTATGCGATAATATATCATATCGTAAATCAATGTCCATTCTTGAAATAATTAGAGCCCTTAAATCTTGGTTGATTGCCACAGGAATTGTGTTAATAGATATTTTACCTAGTCCCATACGAGTACAAACAATAATACTATTGGCAGGTATAAGGTTAGATGAGCTTTCTTCTAACCCTAACTCAGTTATATAATCTCGTGTTTTGTCTAATATTGGCCCTGTAAGATCTTTTACGCTCGCCCATGGTATATTACCATTCCAGTACGCTGAGTTTTGCTTAGAAGGTGTTCCTCCACCGATATTTTGGATAACAATGTCCCCCAACCTGCACCAAACCCACCCCTCCGGCAAGTCGTAGGGGATTTCGTCCTCTGTAATAGGTGGCAGGGGATTTTCTTTCTTTATTTTCCCTTCTTTCATAAGACGATCTTTTTCCGCACGAATGCGTTCCAGCAAAACCGAAGCCGGTTCGTCATGTATATCCTGAGGCACAAGTTTTCCCTGTACCGCCGCTTGCAATATAGACTTACGCAATTCCGCTGCTTTCATAGCACATCCTCCTGTGCCAAGGCTGTTTGGATCTTTTCGAGAATACTTTCAATTCTCTCTGTTAAAATTGCCTTCTCATTGCGATATTGCGCAATAAATTCATCTGGAGGCAAAATTTCCTCGGTTTCGTGAGGAAAACCACAAAAATCCAAATTATACTCCGCCGCAACGATATCCTCCACAGGAACATATTGAGAAACATCACTCTCTTTGCGATTATTCCACCATTCATGCACAGGCGCGAAGTGCTCGTCCAACATCGGCTTTGTTTTTGAAAAATGCTTATAGCCTTGAGGCATTTCCAAGCGATAAAACCATACGCCTTGTGTGGGTTTACCTTTTGTAAAGAAAAGCAGATTCGTATTGATGTTGGTATACGGCGCAAAAACGTCCTTAGGCAAACGAACAATAGTATGCAGATTGTTTTCCTCCAGCAGCTTTTTCTTGATAGCAGCTTTTACACCTGTTCCAAATAAAAATCCATCCGGCAAAACCATGCCGCAGCGTCCGCCGTCTTTGAGAAGCGCCATGATATGTACCAAAAACAGATCCGCCGTTTCCGTGTTTCGTAATTCTGCGGGTACCGACTGAGAAATAGCTTTTTCTTCCGCCCCTCCAAAAGGCGGATTGGTAACAATCACATCTACCTTGTCAGCCAAGCTATAATCTGTTGTCGGTGTACGCAAGGTATTGTCGTGCCTAATCAATGGCACATCAATGCCATGTGCAATCAAGTTAGTGACGCACAGTAAAAATGGGAAAGGCTTCTTTTCGATGCCTCTAATGGTTTTTTGGGTTCTACTCCTGTTTTAGTGGATAGCTGATTTCAGAAGGGGCTGGGTACAGCGAGTTGGAGCTTGCCGGCAACGAGGTAAATCATGGAGGAGAAGCCCTCGAAGGTGCGGAATCCTCTTGCCTTTCGTTTTGCCGCCTGAATCATAGAGCTTATCCCCTCGCAAATGGCGTTGGTAACGCGGTTTTTAAAGTAGGCCAGGATCTTGTCTTTATGGCGCATCAGTGCTTCCGCCACCTCCTTCATCGGTTGCAGGCGACAGCGGCGCATCCACGAGTACAGACTGTCAAAGCTTTTTTCCGCCTCATCCATCGTTCGGCTGAATGTCGGCGCTGCCCGAAAGGATTTTGCCCTTGATCTCCCGCAGGCGGTAAATCTCCTCGACCACCGCCTCATAGTTTTGCCCGCCGCTGGCGAGCCTTACAAGCTCGTCCTGAAGCTGCGCAAGCTTTTCCTCGATTTCATCAACGCCCTGCCCGGCTCCGCCGCCTATGACGGCCTCCACGTTTTTCCGCATGGCGGAGATAAACTCCTCCTTGCCCAGCACCAGCTTGTTGATTGCCTTCACCACACCACGCTTGAGATCCGCTTCCTTGACGCTCTGCGAATGGCACTCAGGCGTACGGCACTCAATCTTCCTGACGCACCGCCAGACCACCGTCGGCCGGTTGCCGTAATACCAGGTAATGCGCCGGTACAACTCCCCGCAGTCGCCGCAAAAGACGATGCTTGAAAGCGCGTACTTGCAGCTGTAGCACCGCATTTTCCCGCCGACGTCGGTGAAAGGCTTGGCCCGCCTTGCAAGCTCCTCCTGAACCTGCATGTAGATTTCCCTTGGGATGATCGCCTCGTGGCTGTTTTCCACATAATACTGCGGGACAATGCCGTTGTTGATTACCCGCTTTTTGGTCAGGCAATCGACGGTGTAGGTCTTCTGGAGAAGCGCGTCCTCCATGTATTTTTCGTTTTTCAGTATCTTCCTTATCGTTTCCGGCCGCCACTTGGGCTTGCCCGCCGCGGTAAGGATCCCGTCGGCCTCGAGCCCCTTTCCTATCTGCAGAAGGCTTGAGCCTTCGAGAAACTCGCGGAAAATGCGCTTGACAATCTCCGCCTCTTCCGGCACAACCACAAGCTGCTTGTTTGCGTCCTTGGTATAGCCCAGAAAGCGGGTATGGTTGACCTGTATCTCCCCCTGCTGGTAGCGGTACTGTATCCCCAGCTTTACATTCTGGCTTAGGGATTCGCTCTCTTGCTGGGCGAGGCTGGCCATGATTGTCAGCATGACCTCGCCCTTGGAATCCATGGTGTTGATGTTTTCCTTCTCGAAAAATACCGGGATGCCCTTGTCTTTTAATTGCCGGATGTATTTCAGGCAGTCGAGGGTGTTTCGGGCGAAGCGGCTGATGGATTTGGTTATCACCATATCGATTTTGCCCGCCATGCATTCCTCGATCATGCGGTTGAATTCCGCCCTTTTTTCGTATTGGTGCCGGAGATGCCCTCGTCGGCAAATATGCCAGCCAGCTCCCACTCCGGATTGCCCTGTATGAAAGACGTGTAATGCTCGATTTGCACCTCGTAGCTGGAGGCCTGCTCCTCCTCGTCGGTGGAAACCCGGCAGTAGGCCGCCACCCGCAGCTTATGCCCGGCGCTGTCCTCCGCCGCCAGGTGCATATTTCTTTGCGCCGGTATGACCGACACGTTCCTTGCCGTCTGCAGCACCCAAACTCAACTCCTTTCCGTAGGTTTTGCCGTTTAAAAGCTCAAACTCCGCCCTATCCCCGCATACCGTTATGCGCCGGACGACACTTTTCATAAACTCCCCGTCGAAGACCGGCGGCGCTTCCAGGAGCAGCTTTTTAAGCTTTTTCGTCAGATAAGCAAAGTCGTCTATTTCGATAAGCGAATACGCGTACTCCGCCTGCTTTACCGGGTCGTCATATTTGATTTCAATATCCGGCGCGGCCCTTTTCGGGCCGTCCTGCAAATCAGATAAATCGATCGACCGCATAAGCTCCATAAACGCTTTTTCCAATGCCGCTTCGGGGATCATCGGGCAATTTTCATGCAAAGCGCGCCGCTTTGCGCTCCTCTTGCGCCCAGTCATAAATTTCCTGAGATATGACGGGAGGATAAAAACCGTCGCCAAGATATTTACTGTCCCGCAGCATCTTTCCCAGGGTCGCCTGCGCACTGTGGATGCCGTTTCGCCTTGCCGCTTCCTGCTGCGAAGTTCCCTTGAGGTAGTCTTCAAAAAACGCCCACACCCTCTGCGCCTCGTCCGGATCCAAAACGGCTTGCCCGTTTTCGATCCTGTATCCGTAAGGTATGTGCCTTATTATCTTTCCATCCTTTCCCGCAGGACAAGGCCGCACTTTAAGCGGAAGCCGATTTCAGCCGGCGAAAAGACCGTCATGCTTTTCACAAAGCGGTCAAAGAAATCTTTATCGAATTCCTCCATATATCCCCGGCGGGAAAGATAGCGATAGACCTCCTCGGCCGATGAAACCGCCGAAAACTCGCTGATTGCGGCGGTGAGCGCCGCTTTTTCCTTTTTCAGCCTTTCCGCCTCCAGTTTAAGCGCGTTTGCCTGCGAATTGAAAAGAGCGGCTCTCTAATGCGTTTTTGTATCGTCAACAATTTCCATGATATCTGAAATATCACAGTTTAAAGCTTTGCAAATCTTGACGAGAATATCGGTTGTAGATCGTAAAATAGAATTGACCCCCGATCGTCAAGTAAAACTGACCCACCCTATGATAAAATCTCCCTCGAGAGGGGGAGGCAAAAGAGGTGGTAAGCATGTACAAATGGCAACGCATCAAAGCACTGCATACCCAGGGGGTCAGCATCAGGAAAATAGCCCGGACACTGGGCGTATCAAGGAATACCGTCAGGAAGTACCTTAAAGATGCCAATCCGCCACAGTTTAAAGCCAAGGAGTATCAAAAACAACTGGACAGGTACCGGGAAGAAATCCAGGCCATGCTCGACAAGGGTTATATTGGCACACGAATCCACAAAGAACTAGTTCAAAAAGGCTATCACGGCTCACTGTCCAGTGTACACCGTTTCCTGCGGGCCTTTAAAGAAGATGATCAGGCCGCTAAATTAGCCACCACGCGGGTGGAAACCGGCCCGGGCAAGCAAATGCAGTACGATTGGAAGGAGTGGCTGCTGCCGGTTGATGGAAAGCTGGTAAAAATATATATCCACGAAGTGGTCTTATCCTGTAGTCGGATGAAATTTTACACCTTCTCCTTGAGCATAACCACTGCCGATGTGATCCGAGCCCTGGTTGAAGCGTTTGACTTTTTTGGCGGCTATGCCCTGGAGTTGGTGATGGACAATGGCAAGCAAATGGTTATCACCCATCAGAAGGACGGTATCATCCGTTACAATAACGAATTTCTGAAATTCTGCGGGCTGTATGGTATTAAGCCATCAGCCTGCGAAAACTACCGTCCTAGAACGAAAGGAAAAGTGGAACACCCCTTTTATTATGTCCAGGAACAACTGCTGCGTGGCCTGGAGGTGGCAAGTTTAAGTGAATTTGCTGTTAAACTTGGAGAATTCCAGGATGCATACAATAAAAGACCCCACAGCAAGTTAGGCCGCTCACCAGAGCAAATGTTTGCAGAAGAGAAGGCGCATCTTTTAAAAATACCCTCTATCGAGCCGGCTTTACTACAATGCAAAGAACCCAGGAAAGTAAGTAATGACGGCTATATTTCCCATGACGGCAATCTTTACCCCGTACCCATGCGCTATTGCACCAAGAGGGTATGGATAGAAATCATCTATGGCCGGCGCATGAAGGTATATGACGAGGCAGGAAAACTGGTGGACGAGTTTGATCTTTATCTGCAAAAACAAACCAACCGTCCGGTTCATCCCGAACATGAAGCCATCAACCGTCAATACCAGGAAAAGAAGACCAAAGTTCGCTCCGCCCTGGCCGGGAAATTTATCAGCACTTTTGGCGAAACTGGCCGGATTTATCTAGAAGGGCTGCGCGACCATACAGGCGCCAACCTGTACTGGCATTTAGCAGAAATTCTGCGCTATGAAAATATATATACCCCTGAAGCTATTACTGCAGCCATTAGGGAGTGCCTAAAAATCGGCTCCTACCACAAAAACAGTATTAAAAGGCTGCTGGAGAAGAATGAAATTGCCCCGCTTTCTCTGGATTATGACCAGGCAAGTCTTAATCTGCCACCGGTGAAAATCAAACGTGACCTTTCCTGTTATGCCCAGGATGAAAGCGAGGCGGCAGTTTCATGAGCAATAAGCTAACCAGTTACCTGGAAAGCCAGATGCAGGCCTTAAAACTAAAAGGAATGCTTACTCACTACCGGGAACTGACAGAAAAGGCGTCCCAAAACAACCTGTCTTATGCAGAATACCTCTCCCTGCTCTTTGAAGAGGAACTGAAAAGAAAAAACGAGGGCACAGTCAAGACGAAAATTAACAAAGCCCGCTTTCCATTCATCAAAACACTGGAGGAATTTGACTTTGGCTTTCAACCGTCATTGCGAGAAAAAGAAATCATCGCTTTAAGCTCCCTGGATTTTATCGAGAAAAAAGAAAATGTGATTTTCTTAGGCCCGCCCGGAGTCGGTAAGACCCACCTGTCGGTAGCCCTGGGCATTAAGGCATGCATGGCCAGGTACCGGGTGGTGTTTATTACGGCCCAGAAACTGCTGGAAGAATTAATGCTTAGCTTAAGGGACGGTAGTCTAGTCGACAAGCTGTTGGGCTATTCCCGGCTTAACCTTTTAATCATAGATGAGCTTGGCTATATGCCCGTGAGTAAAGAACAGGCCAACCTTCTCTTCCGCCTGGTCTCCATGCGCTATGAGAAGGGGAGTATTATCTTAACCAGCAACTATAACTTTAACGAATGGGGGGAGATATTTTCCGACCAGGTGGTGGCCGCGGCCATAATTGACCGGCTTGTCCATCACGCCCGGATATTTTATATTAACGGGACAAGCTACCGGCTCAAAGGCAAGCTAAAAGCAGCAAACGACCATTAAATAGCAAGACCATAACTTCATGCTCCCCGGAGCTTGAGCTGAGCTCCCTTTGGAATGCGGAAATTTTGCCGCCTTGATAGGTGGCAGCAGCCGGTATAATCGATTGGGGCGAGGCGGTTCCTTATCCGCCATACTCCCCATCGCTGTCGCCTCGCCCATTTGTATATGGCACCGGCTGCTGCCGGTCCCCGTCAAGGCCGAGCGAAGCGAGCTAAGGCAAAATTTCGCTTCGCCGGGGTGGGAACAATGCTGGTTATTTTTGTTCTCTAGTGGGTCAATTTTATTTGCACATAGTGGGTCAATTCTATTGACAATCAACAATCGGTCGTAACGTTTTCATTTCTGCCAATCTTCGCAACAGAAGCATGGCTGATGCCTGCCTGTTCTCTCAAGTCCTTCTTTTTCATGTCTTTATCAATCAACAGTTTCCACAGTTTCTTGTAACTCACAGACATACCCGGCACCTCCTTGCGTTTCATATATTTTACCATGAAACATCAGCGTAAACAATATAAAAATCAGCGTTCGCATACATATCAAAATAGTATAGAGAATATGCCGGATAAGCTAATAAGGGTATTCTTGTTTCTTTTCTGCTCTTTAACATATTTCAGAGTGGGCAGTTCAGTAGATGGCTCATCGTGGACCGTGCCATGGTTCGCCAAAGGGGCAGACCGCCCCCTTGGCGCGGCGATAGGTTTTCTGCCGTCCCGGCGCGCGTCCGGCTACCGGACATAATACATGCAGCTGCTCTTTCCCCCGTTTTCACGCCATCTTTGCTCCTTGCGAATCCAGCCGCTTTTTACAAGATCGCCGATGGCCCGCTTGACGGTGCTGCGGGACAGCTTCAGCTCCGCGGCGATGGTGTTAATCGCCGGGTAGCACTTGCCGTCCTTGTCCGCCCGGTCCTTGAGGTACATGTACACGGCCACCGCTCGGTGGGGCAGTTCCGAGGCATAAAGGGATGCAAAGTAACCCACAGCTTCACCTCCTACTCAATCCGAACAGGCGCTTCCGGCTGCCTTGATTTAAGCAGCGCTTTTGTTTTCGGCGCGGCTTTCGCTTCTTCCCTGACGGGCGCGTGCGCCATGCCGACTGCCGCCGGCGGCGCTTCCGGTTCCTCGTCGGTATCCACGCAGGCCGCGTGCCGCCGGATGATTTCCTGTTCCAGCTCCCCGCGGTCGGCGTAGACCACCTTGCGGGCGGATTTCTCCGCAATCTCATAGGGCTTGCCGAAGGTGATGCCCCATTCGAGGAACAGCTTGAGGGTGCCGCGCATGGGATTGGCCCCGGTCTTGGTGACGATGAAGCGGCCTTTGGGCATGCTTTTCAGCTCGTCCGGCGTCATCAGGGGGCGCTGGATCATCTGCAGGGACTGGCCGGGATCGTTTTTGCCGCGGCTTACCGAGCCGCTCATTACGGTCCTGTTGCCGAGGGCTTTTGACAAAACTTCAGCGGACTCGCTGTTGGGCGCGAAACCGCCGAACACCATGTCCTGGCAGTTGTCGACAATGATGGACGCGCCCTCCTTGCCGTAGTTCTTCTCCAATTGAGCGAAGCTCTGGATAATGGCCACGATGGATATGCGGCGGGAACGGGAGGCGGAAAACATCATTTCGATGGATTCAATCTTGGGAATGGTGCCGATCTCGTCCAGGTACATCATGACCCTGTTGGGGAGCCTGCCGCCATGCTCGTCGGCCACGGCCAGCATCTCCCGGTAGAGCTGCTGGACGATGAGGCTGATCAAAAAGTATTTTGTGCTGTCTTCCTCCGGCATGACGAGGAAGATGGCGCTTTTTTTAGTGCAGAACTTTTCCGCGTCGATGGCGGTGTCAAAGCAGAGGATTTGCTCCAGCTCGGAATCCAGAAAG
Proteins encoded in this window:
- a CDS encoding response regulator transcription factor; the protein is MAGEKIMIVDDEAVVHELLTHYLEREGFKVFSVYSGSHVLDKTAFFRPDLILLDILLPGLDGLEICHELRKKSEVPIIFITSRDAPHEVALGLGIGGDDYVKKPFNPVEVVARVRAQLRRFRKQCALQEDEPAVLAFGDLRINLFDRTVEMKGERVELTVKEYDLLLFLAQNPNRYFSSDQLIEAVWNHPRSISQKALMTHISNLRRKLGEDPNSPRYIATLKGVGYMFSSR
- a CDS encoding ImmA/IrrE family metallo-endopeptidase → MMFTANTPSTKAKWVLETMGIKGVPAPYFDDIARQEKIKVKRCSLPSEKDLSGMLIYRGEMKGILINTYIENIGRQNFTFAHELGHYFLKHKPPYVLDGESSFRCSNQDMEVVDNYSSIEAEANQFAVELLMPELLFKPLLAGTVFDFTLMSSLANQFYVSKHACGNRILDFMKEPYILICSKGTSVTAIKCSNAAKRFGKVVKNIPTESHAYRAIQYEQNQKQFYLSPGSVWFGQLYSNIIVYECTRGNYEHDVSMTILKVEYYTNH
- a CDS encoding restriction endonuclease subunit S; the protein is MALCDELEEAEQELDALESRFEEYLPKSILQAAVQGKLVPQDLHDEPASVLLERIRAEKARLVKEGKIKKEKPLPPISEDEIPYDLPEGWVWCRLGELCNFGVTISTIPDNIPDDAWVLELEDIHKDTGEIVQYKTKAERKSKSSKHVFYKGDVLYSKLRPYLNKVTIAEKDGYCSSEILPLQFCKDIYPQYAICFLRSPTFVDYAIERSYGVKMPRLGTEDGRNALFPLPPLAEQQRIVAKVNELMALCAEIKAVKTKPIEQRDTNKVIDFPAIKQDGQLQLAARGEISKKSSTELMQAIDDMFAEDE
- a CDS encoding restriction endonuclease subunit S — protein: MKAAELRKSILQAAVQGKLVPQDIHDEPASVLLERIRAEKDRLMKEGKIKKENPLPPITEDEIPYDLPEGWVWCRLGDIVIQNIGGGTPSKQNSAYWNGNIPWASVKDLTGPILDKTRDYITELGLEESSSNLIPANSIIVCTRMGLGKISINTIPVAINQDLRALIISRMDIDLRYDILSHTIKL
- a CDS encoding transposase — its product is MDEAEKSFDSLYSWMRRCRLQPMKEVAEALMRHKDKILAYFKNRVTNAICEGISSMIQAAKRKARGFRTFEGFSSMIYLVAGKLQLAVPSPF
- a CDS encoding recombinase family protein; protein product: MHLAAEDSAGHKLRVAAYCRVSTDEEEQASSYEVQIEHYTSFIQGNPEWELAGIFADEGISGTNTKKGRNSTA
- a CDS encoding IS21 family transposase, whose amino-acid sequence is MYKWQRIKALHTQGVSIRKIARTLGVSRNTVRKYLKDANPPQFKAKEYQKQLDRYREEIQAMLDKGYIGTRIHKELVQKGYHGSLSSVHRFLRAFKEDDQAAKLATTRVETGPGKQMQYDWKEWLLPVDGKLVKIYIHEVVLSCSRMKFYTFSLSITTADVIRALVEAFDFFGGYALELVMDNGKQMVITHQKDGIIRYNNEFLKFCGLYGIKPSACENYRPRTKGKVEHPFYYVQEQLLRGLEVASLSEFAVKLGEFQDAYNKRPHSKLGRSPEQMFAEEKAHLLKIPSIEPALLQCKEPRKVSNDGYISHDGNLYPVPMRYCTKRVWIEIIYGRRMKVYDEAGKLVDEFDLYLQKQTNRPVHPEHEAINRQYQEKKTKVRSALAGKFISTFGETGRIYLEGLRDHTGANLYWHLAEILRYENIYTPEAITAAIRECLKIGSYHKNSIKRLLEKNEIAPLSLDYDQASLNLPPVKIKRDLSCYAQDESEAAVS
- a CDS encoding ATP-binding protein, which encodes MSNKLTSYLESQMQALKLKGMLTHYRELTEKASQNNLSYAEYLSLLFEEELKRKNEGTVKTKINKARFPFIKTLEEFDFGFQPSLREKEIIALSSLDFIEKKENVIFLGPPGVGKTHLSVALGIKACMARYRVVFITAQKLLEELMLSLRDGSLVDKLLGYSRLNLLIIDELGYMPVSKEQANLLFRLVSMRYEKGSIILTSNYNFNEWGEIFSDQVVAAAIIDRLVHHARIFYINGTSYRLKGKLKAANDH
- a CDS encoding helix-turn-helix transcriptional regulator; amino-acid sequence: MSVSYKKLWKLLIDKDMKKKDLREQAGISHASVAKIGRNENVTTDC
- a CDS encoding helix-turn-helix domain-containing protein, which translates into the protein MGYFASLYASELPHRAVAVYMYLKDRADKDGKCYPAINTIAAELKLSRSTVKRAIGDLVKSGWIRKEQRWRENGGKSSCMYYVR